The following are encoded in a window of Castanea sativa cultivar Marrone di Chiusa Pesio chromosome 5, ASM4071231v1 genomic DNA:
- the LOC142636315 gene encoding uncharacterized protein LOC142636315, with the protein MVSLEDSHSSSNRFPLPRNIYTTSSTKINRHVGRSMRTIRSNIFHSDNEVAGEDTNSCSFSGPVVAAVRSAFVSENLTDSVVDMRLGELALRTNKSVKSSSSSSEEFLDLSQAFSDFSACSSDISGELQRLASLPAAAASDSNGQSSEVHPEPCMGFLQRENFSTEIIESISPEDLQPTVKICIDGLQSPSIAVKRSAAAKLRLLAKNRADNRALIGESGAVPALIPLLRCSDPWTQEHSVTALLNLSLHEGNKMVITDAGAIKSLVYVLKTGTETSKQNAACALLSLALVEENKSSIGACGAIPPLVSLLLNGSNRGKKDALTTMYKLCSIKPNKERAVSAGAVKPLVALVAEQGSGMAEKAMVVLSSLAGVEEGKEAIVEEGGIAVLVEAIEDGTVKGKEFAVVTLLQLCADSVRNRGLLVREGAIPPLAALSQTGSVRAKHKAETLLGYLREPRQEASASSP; encoded by the exons ATGGTTTCTCTAGAAGACTCTCACTCCAGCTCAAATCGCTTCCCTTTACCACGAAACATTTACACTACCTCCTCCACCAAGATTAACCGACACGTCGGACGCTCGATGCGCACGATAAGGTCCAACATATTTCACAGCGACAACGAAGTCGCCGGCGAAGACACCAACAGCTGCTCCTTTTCCGGCCCCGTCGTCGCCGCCGTGAGATCCGCTTTCGTGTCCGAGAACCTTACCGACTCCGTGGTCGACATGCGTCTCGGCGAGCTGGCTCTGCGGACCAACAAGTCAGTGAAATCCAGTTCATCGTCGTCGGAGGAATTTCTGGATCTCTCTCAAGCTTTCAGTGACTTCTCTGCTTGCAGCAGCGACATCTCCGGCGAGCTGCAGAGGCTCGCGAGCTTGCCGGCGGCGGCGGCGTCGGACAGCAACGGCCAGTCGAGCGAGGTTCACCCTGAGCCTTGCATGGGGTTTTTGCAGAGAGAGAATTTCTCTACTGAGATAATCGAGAGCATTTCGCCTGAGGATCTTCAGCCGACGGTGAAGATCTGCATAGACGGGCTGCAATCGCCGTCGATTGCTGTGAAGCGATCTGCTGCGGCGAAGCTCAGGCTTTTAGCAAAGAACCGGGCCGATAACCGAGCTCTAATCGGCGAGTCCGGTGCGGTTCCGGCTCTGATTCCTCTTCTCCGGTGTAGTGATCCGTGGACTCAAGAGCACTCCGTCACGGCCTTGCTGAACCTCTCTCTCCACGAAGGGAACAAGATGGTGATTACTGATGCTGGAGCTATAAAGTCACTTGTTTATGTGCTCAAGACAGGGACAGAGACTTCGAAGCAGAACGCTGCGTGTGCGTTGCTGAGCTTGGCTTTGGTGGAGGAGAACAAGAGCTCAATTGGGGCTTGTGGGGCCATCCCGCCTCTGGTTTCGTTGCTGCTGAATGGGTCGAATAGAGGGAAGAAAGATGCGCTGACGACGATGTACAAGCTTTGTTCGATAAAGCCAAACAAGGAGAGGGCGGTGAGTGCCGGTGCGGTGAAGCCGCTGGTGGCTCTGGTGGCGGAGCAGGGGTCGGGGATGGCGGAGAAGGCGATGGTGGTGCTGAGTAGCTTGGCTGGGGTTGAGGAAGGGAAGGAGGCAATTGTGGAGGAAGGCGGGATTGCGGTGCTGGTGGAGGCTATTGAGGATGGGACTGTGAAGGGGAAGGAGTTTGCGGTGGTTACTTTGTTGCAGCTGTGTGCCGACAGTGTGAGGAATAGAGGGCTGCTGGTGAGAGAAGGGGCTATTCCTCCGCTGGCCGCGCTTTCGCAGACGGGGAGTGTTAGAGCTAAGCACAAG GCTGAAACTCTTCTTGGGTATCTTAGAGAACCAAGACAAGAGGCATCCGCTTCAAGTCCATAG